The following is a genomic window from Gymnodinialimonas ceratoperidinii.
TCCCTTGTCGGCGGCAATGGCGCCCCCGGTGACCGGCAGCGGGATCACCACCGACAGAAGATGCAGCGCCGTGTGGATGCGCATGTGGCCAAGCCTGCGGTCCCAGTCGAGGCGCTGTTCCACCTCGGCCCCCACCGGGGGCAGCGCTGCGGGTTCAGACGGGATCAAAACGATGGCGCCCGCCTCGCCCTTCACCGCCGTCGCGATCGGGATGCGGCCGCCCTCCCAGTCCAGCGTGCCGCTGTCGCCGGGCTGCCCGCCGCCGCGCGCGTAGAAGATCGTGCGGTCGAGGATGACACCGCCCTCCTCCGTCTGTCCAATCACCCGCGCCGTGGCGGTGGTGCGGTAGGGATCGTCCAGAAACAGGGTCTCGGTCGTTGTCATTCCGGGGCATCTTTCGGGGAAACGGCCTGGGCCAAGGCTTCGGGGTTGCGCAGCCAGATGTCGCGTTGGGCGAAGGGAATCTCGATGCCCTCCTCCTTGAAGCGTTCGGCAATCTGGTGGTGGAGCTCTGTCTTCACGGCAACCAACTCGTTGATATCGCGCAGGATACAGCGCATCCGGAAATCGAGGCTATCGGCCCCGAACCCGAGGAAGTCAACGCCCGGTTCGGGGAAGGTCAGCACGCCGGGATGGTTCTTGGCGATATCCATCAGGATGTCCGAGACATGGCGCGTGTCGTTGCCGTAGGCCACGCCAACCGTCACCACGGCCCGCCCCACGGTATTGCCGCGGGTCCAGTTGGTGACCGTGCCGGAGATGAAATCGGCGTTGGGCACGATCACGTCGGTCTTGTCGAAGGTCTCGATCGTGGTGGAGCGGACGGAGATATCCTTGACGATCCCCATGTTGCCCGCGACCTCGATCCAATCGCCCTCGCTGATGGGGCGTTCGATCAACAGGATGATGCCCGAGACGAAGTTCGAGACCACGTTTTGCAGGCCGAAGCCGATGCCGACCGAGAGCGCACCGACGACGAAGCCGAGCGCCGTCAGGTCGATCCCGGCGCTGGTGACGGCGATGACACTGGCCAGCGCGATGCCGACATAGCCCACGCCCGCCGTGACCGCGTTGCGCGCGCCCACGTCCATGTGCGTGCGCGGCAGAACGGTGGATTTCAACGCGCCCTGCAGCAGTCGCGTCACCAGCAAACCGGCCGCGAAAACGAGGATCACCGCCAGAACGACGCCCGGCGTGATCCGGGTTTCGCCCAAGGTGAAGCCCTCCAACATGCGCACGTAGAGCTCCTGCAACCGCTCCGCACGGACGCCCCACGCCATTGCAATGAACGGGGTCGCGACGAGGAAGAGCAGGAAGTTCACGATCACCGGCAACAGCGCCTCCGAGGCGGCCTCGGCGGTGGAGCGGAAGATCACCGCGTAGAGGTCGCGCACGACCGCCTGCAGCACCAGCAACACGCCAAGCATGAAGAGCGTGATCGCGGTGGGTACCATCACGGCCTCGGCGGCATTCAGAAAGCCGATGGCCGCGAGCAGCGGCCCGACGATGGCCACAAGCGACAGAACCCGTGCGAGGATGTTGGTGACGGCGAGGTTGAAGCTCGACACCTCGCCCTCCGGGGCCTCGGTGCGGATGCGGTGCATCAGCCGGGCGAAGCTCCAGTAGCTCCACGCCAGCCCGATGTAGACGGGCAGGACCAGCACACCGCGCGCGTCGACCGGGACGACCTCGAGCGCGGCGACAACCTCGGCCACGTTCGCAAGGCCCATGAACAGGCCGATGAACAGGATCGCCCGGCGCGCGGGCCAGCGGATTTCCATGTCCGCATCGAAGGCCGCGGCGCGTTCCTGATGGTTCGGGAACAGCCGGCCGCCAAGCCAGAGCGCGGCGTAGATCGCGATGATCAGGCCGAGGGCGGCATCCATGATCGCCTCTCCGGCCTCGGTCAACAGGCCGGATTCCTCGAAGGCGATGACCACCATCAGGAAGCCCGCGACCGGCAGCAGCAGCTGTCCGAGGGACACGAGGAAGCCAAGCGCCACCCGTCCACGACGGCGGTCGGCGTCAAGGAAACGGTCGCCAAGGCGCGAGATCAGCGGCCGCCCCCGCAGGATCAGCACAAGGCCGATGAGGATCAGCAGGATCAGAAGCGGCGCTTCGTCCTGGATCGCCTCGCGCACATCGGGGTCTTGCAGCCGCGCGCTGGTGTCGGTCTGCAATTCGACCGCCAGATCGGCGAGCGCCCCAAGCGCCGTGGCCCAGTTCACCGGGTTCAACGGCGTCGGCGAGAGTTCCAGCAACTCCTCGGTCTGGCGCTCGACGACGATGGCGTCGATCTCGGCGATCAAGCCGTTGGCGCGGTTGAAGGCCTCACTGGCGCGCAGGCTCGGCGCCTGTGCCTCGCGCAGCGCTTCGGCGAGGGTTTCGCGGCGGGCGGCAATGGTATCCGGCTCCGTCTCGCCTTCCTCAGGCGCGGCGCCCAAGGCCTCGATCTGGCTCCGGATCGTTGCGACCCGCTCTTCGTTTCGGGCGTCGGCCTCAAGAAACCGGGCGCGCCATTCGGCCAATTCCGCGCGCCGCGCCTCCAGCATCGAGGTGGAGGCGACGGAGCCGTCGATCAACGCCTCGGCGCTCGTCGCGGCCTCTTCCCAGGCCTCGTAGTCGATCTCGACCACGTCGGTCGTCGTTTGTGCCTGCGCGGCACCGATGGAAAAACTTCCGGAAAACCCGGAGACAAGCGGCGTCAGCGCCAGGAACAGCGCGAGAAGAAGTCTGACGTGAAACATGGTTACTCCGCGAATACAGTCGGCACGTCACGGCCCGGCCCATCCATCCACGCAGGGACCGGAAGGCCCTTTTCGCGCAGAAAGTCAGGGTTGAACAACTTGGACTGGTAGCGTGTGCCATAGTCGCAAAGTACCGTCACGATCGTGTGGCCCGGCCCCATTTCCTTCGCCATGCGGATCGCGCCAGCCACGTTGATGCCGGAAGAGCCGCCAAGACACAGCCCCTCGTTGGCGAGGATGTCATAGACCAGCGGCAGCGCCTCGGCGTCGGGGATCTTGTAGCAGGCATCCGGCGTGAAGCCTTCGAGGTTCGCGGTGATGCGCCCCTGCCCGATCCCCTCGGTGATCGAGTTCCCGCCCGCTTCCTTGCCCGTGTAGATCTTGTAGAGCCCCGAGCCTTCCGGATCGGACAGGGCGACCTTCACGCCCTTGGGCTGCAACGCCATACCGACGCCCGCCAGCGTGCCGCCCGAGCCCACGGCGCAGGTGAAGCCGTCAACCTTGCCACCGGTCTGCTCCCAGATCTCGGGCCCGGTCATCTCGACATGGGCCTGCCGGTT
Proteins encoded in this region:
- a CDS encoding alanyl-tRNA editing protein; protein product: MTTTETLFLDDPYRTTATARVIGQTEEGGVILDRTIFYARGGGQPGDSGTLDWEGGRIPIATAVKGEAGAIVLIPSEPAALPPVGAEVEQRLDWDRRLGHMRIHTALHLLSVVIPLPVTGGAIAADKGRLDFHMPYAPEDKKVLEGQLNALVTRDLPVHIDWITEEELDAKPDLVKTLSVQPPRGAGQIRLVQIGEDKARVDLQPCGGTHVARTSEIGKLTVTKIENKGKQNRRVTIAFAS
- a CDS encoding DUF3772 domain-containing protein, whose translation is MFHVRLLLALFLALTPLVSGFSGSFSIGAAQAQTTTDVVEIDYEAWEEAATSAEALIDGSVASTSMLEARRAELAEWRARFLEADARNEERVATIRSQIEALGAAPEEGETEPDTIAARRETLAEALREAQAPSLRASEAFNRANGLIAEIDAIVVERQTEELLELSPTPLNPVNWATALGALADLAVELQTDTSARLQDPDVREAIQDEAPLLILLILIGLVLILRGRPLISRLGDRFLDADRRRGRVALGFLVSLGQLLLPVAGFLMVVIAFEESGLLTEAGEAIMDAALGLIIAIYAALWLGGRLFPNHQERAAAFDADMEIRWPARRAILFIGLFMGLANVAEVVAALEVVPVDARGVLVLPVYIGLAWSYWSFARLMHRIRTEAPEGEVSSFNLAVTNILARVLSLVAIVGPLLAAIGFLNAAEAVMVPTAITLFMLGVLLVLQAVVRDLYAVIFRSTAEAASEALLPVIVNFLLFLVATPFIAMAWGVRAERLQELYVRMLEGFTLGETRITPGVVLAVILVFAAGLLVTRLLQGALKSTVLPRTHMDVGARNAVTAGVGYVGIALASVIAVTSAGIDLTALGFVVGALSVGIGFGLQNVVSNFVSGIILLIERPISEGDWIEVAGNMGIVKDISVRSTTIETFDKTDVIVPNADFISGTVTNWTRGNTVGRAVVTVGVAYGNDTRHVSDILMDIAKNHPGVLTFPEPGVDFLGFGADSLDFRMRCILRDINELVAVKTELHHQIAERFKEEGIEIPFAQRDIWLRNPEALAQAVSPKDAPE
- a CDS encoding cysteine synthase A — encoded protein: MTIHTELASAIGNTPLIRLRGASEATGCEILGKAEFLNPGQSVKDRAALFIIQDAVKRGTLRPGGTIVEGTAGNTGIGLALVGASLGFRTVIVIPETQSQEKKDMIRIAGAELIEVPAVPYSNPDNYVKYSGRLAERLAQSDPNGAIWANQFDNTANRQAHVEMTGPEIWEQTGGKVDGFTCAVGSGGTLAGVGMALQPKGVKVALSDPEGSGLYKIYTGKEAGGNSITEGIGQGRITANLEGFTPDACYKIPDAEALPLVYDILANEGLCLGGSSGINVAGAIRMAKEMGPGHTIVTVLCDYGTRYQSKLFNPDFLREKGLPVPAWMDGPGRDVPTVFAE